The Chelmon rostratus isolate fCheRos1 chromosome 9, fCheRos1.pri, whole genome shotgun sequence sequence TGAATTGGATGGTTTAAGTGGACAAATTAAACTGAAAGGAGCGTTGGATTTTGAGGAATTAGAGATTTATAAACTGGATGTTGAGGCGTCGGACCAAGGAACACCTCCATTAACAAGCCGATGTAGAGTCATTGTAAAGATAAAAGACATCAATGATAATCCACCAGAAATAGAAGTCACATCACTGTCAAATACAGTGTCTGAAGATTCAAAGCCTGGCACAGTTATTTCACTACTTAGTGTCACAGATAAAGACTCTGGTGTGAATGGAAAAATAATATCAACCATAAACTCAGACGTCCCTTTTGAGTTAAAACCTTCTTACAAGGAGAACATATATTCAGTTGTCACGAAGGGATTTTTGGATCGAGAGGAGGTGTCACATtatgaaataacaataaaagccacTGATTGTGGTGAACCCTCTTTATCCACTTATAAAACTCTCAGTATTCAGATATCAGATGTAAATGACAACAGTCCACATTTCCAACAGAATCCATTACAGTTTTATCTGGTAGAAAATAACGTTGCTGGAGCGTCAATATTCTCTGTCAGCGCCACGGACAATGATGTGAATGACAATGCAGCTATTTCTTATCATGTtgtcagaggagggagagaaagtgatgCAACATCATTTCTAAATATAAATACTGATAATGGACAAATATCCGCGCTAAAAAGTTTCGACTTTGAAGCAGTGAAAACTTTCCAGTTCCAAGTTGTTGCCACAGATTCTGGAACTCCGTCACTGAGCAGCAACGTCACAGTGAACGTGTTCATTCTGGATCAGAACGACAACGCTCCAGTCATCCTGTATCCACTCAGCTCCAACGGCTCTGCTGAAGGGGTGGAGGAGATTCCCCGCAATGTCAACGCAGGACACTTGGTGAGCAAAGTCAGAGCCTATGACGCTGATATAGGATATAACGGCTGGTTGCTGTTCTCactgcaggaagtcactgacCACAGTCTCTTTGGTTTGGACCGCTATACAGGACAGATCAGAACACTTCGctcattcacagagacagacgaggctGAGCATAAACTGCTCATACTGGTCAAAGACAATGGCAACGTTTCACTCTCAGCAACAGCTACTGTCATTGTCAAAGTCGTGGAGCCCAAAGAGGCTTTTGCAGCTTCTGATGTGAAAAGTGCAGcaaaggatgaggaggggaatGATGTGACTTTTTATCTGATGATCACTTTGGGCTCAGTTTCAGTACTTTTTCTCATTAGCATCATCGTGCTGATTGCAATGCAGTGCTCCAAATCCACAGACTATACTTCTAAATATCTACAAGAGACTAATTATGATGggacactgtgtcacagcatcCAGTACAGATCAGGAGACAAACGGTACATGTTAGTTGGACCCAGGATGAGTATTGGATCTACTATAGTCCCTGGAAGCCATGCAAATACTCTTATGGTCCCAGACAGGAGACGTGCGTCTGAAGAGGTAAGCTCAGTTGGACTCTCTCTCGTTGTCTTTTCTGTAAATTAGCCTAATTTCTGTGGAAATGTGGTTCGCTCGGATTTGTTAACTTAAGATCAAATGACATGCTCTCGAATTAGAAGCTTGTGCGCCTATGACTGAAATGAGGTGTTTTCTGGTTTGTACTTGTGGCGTGTAACTGATTACTGTGCATATATGACGCAAACAATTCTGACTTGCTTCGCGACGAACACACGTGtaagacaaacaggaagagaatgTTTTCATGCGATTTGCAGAGTCCTCT is a genomic window containing:
- the LOC121612044 gene encoding protocadherin alpha-8-like, translating into MGSKRRSRSGDYWWFAFHFFLLLIFGDHALAELRYSIPEEMKEGTLVGNVAKDLGLDKTSLTDRRFRVVSGSKDALFEVNPDNGALQIRKKIDREELCHGSGVCTMELKILVENPLEMHHIVVEITDVNDHSPSFPEKHQQLQIAEHASPGTRFQLHAARDPDAGINSIRTYTLTSNNHFDIDVSQSDEEKIPFLVLKKSLDREQKNKHFLFVTAVDGGKPQRSGTLNVSITVLDINDNRPIFSQETYQIEIYENIPVGRTVARVNATDPDEGTNGEIEYSLSKTLVRKVYDIFELDGLSGQIKLKGALDFEELEIYKLDVEASDQGTPPLTSRCRVIVKIKDINDNPPEIEVTSLSNTVSEDSKPGTVISLLSVTDKDSGVNGKIISTINSDVPFELKPSYKENIYSVVTKGFLDREEVSHYEITIKATDCGEPSLSTYKTLSIQISDVNDNSPHFQQNPLQFYLVENNVAGASIFSVSATDNDVNDNAAISYHVVRGGRESDATSFLNINTDNGQISALKSFDFEAVKTFQFQVVATDSGTPSLSSNVTVNVFILDQNDNAPVILYPLSSNGSAEGVEEIPRNVNAGHLVSKVRAYDADIGYNGWLLFSLQEVTDHSLFGLDRYTGQIRTLRSFTETDEAEHKLLILVKDNGNVSLSATATVIVKVVEPKEAFAASDVKSAAKDEEGNDVTFYLMITLGSVSVLFLISIIVLIAMQCSKSTDYTSKYLQETNYDGTLCHSIQYRSGDKRYMLVGPRMSIGSTIVPGSHANTLMVPDRRRASEEVSSVGLSLVVFSVN